A genomic segment from Actinoplanes sichuanensis encodes:
- a CDS encoding bifunctional riboflavin kinase/FAD synthetase: MQRWRGFETIPSGWGRSVVTIGVFDGVHRGHQAIIGHAVKRARDSGLQSVVMTFDPHPAEVVRPGSHPAVLTEPVRKAGLIEALGVDALCVVPFTPAFSQLTPNEFVHDVLVESLHTAAVVVGDNFRFGHRAAGDVGLLESLGRTFGFTVEDAPLVAEDGLVFSSTYIRSCVDAGDVRAAAAALGRPHRLAGVVVRGDQRGRELGYPTANLMTHRYAAVPADGIYAAWLTRGGENGVRLPASVSIGTNPTFSGRERRVEAYVLDFSGDLYGERVSLDFVAHLREQRKYDAIEPLVAQIEADVAETRVLLS; the protein is encoded by the coding sequence ATGCAGCGATGGCGGGGATTCGAGACGATCCCGTCCGGGTGGGGCCGGTCGGTCGTGACGATCGGTGTCTTCGACGGGGTGCACCGGGGCCACCAGGCGATCATCGGGCATGCCGTGAAACGGGCCCGTGATTCCGGTCTGCAGTCGGTGGTGATGACCTTCGACCCGCACCCGGCCGAGGTGGTGCGCCCCGGCTCGCACCCGGCGGTGCTGACCGAGCCGGTCCGCAAGGCGGGGCTGATCGAGGCGCTCGGCGTGGACGCGCTGTGCGTGGTGCCGTTCACTCCGGCCTTCTCCCAGCTGACGCCGAACGAGTTCGTGCACGACGTGCTGGTCGAGTCACTGCACACCGCGGCCGTGGTGGTCGGCGACAACTTCCGGTTCGGGCACCGGGCGGCGGGTGACGTGGGTCTGCTCGAGTCGCTCGGCCGCACGTTCGGCTTCACCGTCGAGGACGCCCCGCTGGTGGCCGAGGACGGGCTGGTGTTCTCCTCCACGTACATCCGCAGCTGTGTCGACGCCGGGGATGTGCGGGCCGCCGCCGCCGCGCTCGGCCGTCCGCACCGCCTCGCGGGCGTGGTGGTCCGCGGCGATCAGCGCGGCCGTGAGCTCGGATATCCGACGGCGAATCTGATGACCCACCGATATGCGGCGGTTCCGGCCGACGGCATCTACGCCGCGTGGCTCACCCGGGGCGGGGAGAACGGCGTCCGATTGCCGGCCAGCGTTTCGATCGGCACCAATCCCACATTCTCCGGGCGGGAGCGTCGCGTCGAGGCGTATGTGCTTGATTTCTCCGGTGACCTGTACGGCGAGCGGGTGAGCCTCGATTTCGTCGCCCACCTGCGCGAGCAGCGTAAATACGACGCCATCGAGCCCCTGGTGGCCCAGATCGAGGCCGACGTCGCCGAGACCCGGGTGTTACTCAGTTGA
- the rpsO gene encoding 30S ribosomal protein S15, producing MALDQETKNKIMGEYATKEGDTGSPEVQVAMLTKRIADLTEHLKAHKHDHHSRRGLLLLVGQRRRLLNYVQKKDIQRYRSLIERLGLRR from the coding sequence ATGGCGCTCGATCAAGAGACCAAGAACAAGATCATGGGTGAGTACGCGACCAAGGAGGGCGACACCGGTTCGCCCGAGGTTCAGGTCGCCATGCTGACCAAGCGGATCGCCGACCTGACCGAGCACCTCAAGGCTCACAAGCACGACCACCACAGCCGTCGTGGCCTGCTCCTGCTCGTCGGCCAGCGCCGCCGCCTGCTGAACTACGTTCAGAAGAAGGACATCCAGCGCTACCGTTCGCTCATCGAGCGTCTCGGCCTGCGCCGATAG
- a CDS encoding polyribonucleotide nucleotidyltransferase gives MTEQNNALGNESRTAVIDNGSFGTREIVFSTGRLAQQAAGSVIVQLGDTTVLSATTASKQPKDHFDFFPLTVDVEERMYAAGRIPGSFFRREGRPSEDAILTCRLIDRPLRPSFTKGLRNEVQVVETVLALDPAHPYDVVAMNAASMSTKLSGLPFSGPVGSTRVAHVEGQWIAFPTLEELERATFDMVVAGRVTAEGDVAIMMVEAEATPHAIKLISAGATAPTEEVVASGLEAAKPAIRELCRAQSELAAVAAKPVAEFPVFLDYQDDVYSAVSDAVRAEVAEALKIAGKQEREESLDLVKAKAHELLDGQFEGREKEISAAFRSVTKSEVRQRVLREQVRIDGRGPRDIRPLTAITGVLPRVHGSALFERGETQILGVTTLNMLRLEQSLDTLAPEKTKRYMHNYNFPPYSTGETGRVGSPKRREIGHGALAERALVPVLPSREEFPYAIRQVSEALGSNGSTSMGSVCASTLALLSAGVPLKAPVAGIAMGLISDEVDGKTEYVALTDILGAEDAFGDMDFKVAGTAEFVTALQLDTKLDGIPSDVLAGALQQAHEARATILAVMTAAIEGPAAMSEHAPRVTTVKIPVDKIGMVIGPKGQTINAIQDETGADISIEDDGTIYVGATNGPAAEAAVERINAIANPTLPKVGDKFLGTVVKTAAFGAFISLLPGRDGLLHISKVGDGKRVEKVEDFLNVGDKVEVSIADIDQRGKIYLDKVRPEGEEAPAAAAAPAENRPPREERAPREGGGEPRRRRSRPSGDRGERRE, from the coding sequence ATGACAGAGCAGAACAACGCTCTCGGCAACGAATCCCGTACGGCCGTCATCGACAACGGATCGTTCGGCACCCGGGAGATCGTGTTCTCCACCGGCCGCCTCGCGCAGCAGGCCGCCGGATCGGTGATCGTCCAGCTGGGCGACACCACCGTCCTCTCCGCGACGACCGCCAGCAAGCAGCCGAAGGACCACTTCGACTTCTTCCCGCTGACCGTCGACGTCGAGGAGCGGATGTACGCCGCCGGGCGGATCCCCGGCTCGTTCTTCCGGCGTGAGGGCCGTCCGTCCGAGGACGCCATCCTCACCTGCCGCCTGATCGACCGGCCGCTGCGCCCGTCGTTCACCAAGGGCCTGCGCAACGAGGTCCAGGTCGTCGAGACCGTCCTCGCGCTCGACCCGGCCCACCCCTACGACGTCGTCGCGATGAACGCCGCCTCGATGTCGACCAAGCTCTCCGGCCTGCCGTTCAGCGGACCGGTCGGCTCGACCCGCGTCGCGCACGTCGAGGGTCAGTGGATCGCCTTCCCGACCCTCGAGGAGCTCGAGCGGGCCACCTTCGACATGGTCGTGGCCGGTCGCGTCACCGCCGAGGGCGATGTCGCGATCATGATGGTCGAGGCCGAGGCCACCCCGCACGCGATCAAGCTGATCTCGGCCGGCGCCACCGCGCCGACCGAGGAGGTCGTCGCGAGCGGCCTGGAGGCCGCCAAGCCGGCCATCCGTGAGCTCTGCCGCGCGCAGAGCGAGCTCGCCGCGGTCGCCGCGAAGCCGGTCGCCGAGTTCCCGGTCTTCCTGGACTACCAGGACGACGTCTACTCCGCCGTCTCCGACGCGGTTCGCGCCGAGGTCGCCGAGGCGCTGAAGATCGCCGGCAAGCAGGAGCGCGAGGAGTCCCTCGACCTGGTCAAGGCGAAGGCGCACGAGCTGCTCGACGGGCAGTTCGAGGGCCGGGAGAAGGAGATCAGCGCGGCGTTCCGCTCGGTCACCAAGTCCGAGGTGCGCCAGCGTGTGCTGCGCGAGCAGGTCCGCATCGACGGCCGCGGCCCGCGTGACATCCGCCCGCTGACCGCCATCACGGGCGTGCTGCCCCGCGTGCACGGCTCGGCCCTGTTCGAGCGCGGCGAGACCCAGATCCTGGGCGTCACCACGCTGAACATGCTGCGCCTGGAGCAGTCGCTGGACACTCTCGCTCCCGAGAAGACCAAGCGCTACATGCACAACTACAACTTCCCGCCCTACTCGACCGGTGAGACCGGCCGGGTCGGCTCGCCGAAGCGGCGTGAGATCGGCCACGGTGCTCTGGCCGAGCGTGCGCTGGTGCCGGTGCTGCCGTCGCGCGAGGAGTTCCCGTACGCGATCCGTCAGGTCTCCGAGGCCCTCGGCTCGAACGGCTCCACCTCGATGGGTTCGGTCTGCGCCTCGACGCTGGCCCTGCTCAGCGCCGGTGTGCCGCTGAAGGCGCCGGTCGCCGGTATCGCCATGGGCCTGATCTCGGACGAGGTCGACGGCAAGACCGAGTACGTCGCGCTGACCGACATCCTGGGCGCCGAGGACGCGTTCGGTGACATGGACTTCAAGGTCGCCGGTACCGCCGAGTTCGTCACCGCCCTGCAGCTGGACACCAAGCTCGACGGCATCCCGTCGGACGTGCTGGCCGGCGCGCTGCAGCAGGCGCACGAGGCCCGCGCCACGATCCTCGCGGTGATGACCGCGGCGATCGAGGGCCCGGCCGCGATGAGCGAGCACGCCCCGCGGGTCACCACCGTGAAGATCCCGGTCGACAAGATCGGCATGGTGATCGGCCCGAAGGGTCAGACCATCAACGCGATCCAGGACGAGACCGGCGCCGACATCTCCATCGAGGACGACGGCACCATCTACGTCGGCGCGACCAACGGCCCGGCCGCCGAGGCCGCGGTCGAGCGGATCAACGCGATCGCCAACCCGACCCTGCCGAAGGTGGGCGACAAGTTCCTCGGCACCGTGGTGAAGACCGCCGCGTTCGGCGCCTTCATCTCGCTGCTTCCCGGCCGCGACGGCCTGTTGCACATCTCCAAGGTGGGCGACGGCAAGCGGGTCGAGAAGGTCGAGGACTTCCTGAACGTCGGC